A single Parabacteroides timonensis DNA region contains:
- a CDS encoding heavy metal translocating P-type ATPase has product MGHSCSCNSNCHAHSQEKHHISPYLLPAISFVMLLAGIYMQQTEAEMFRKELVRFIWYLLAYLPVGLPVMKEAIESMREKDVFSEFTLMCIATLGAFYIGEYPEGVAVMLFYSIGEIFQDNAVAKARKNISALLDVRPETATVIRNNKQITLAPTEVLPGEIIEVKAGERVPLDGKLLSEVAAFNTAALTGESMPRNIHRDEEVLAGMIVTDKVIRIEVTKPYNQSALARILELVQNASERKAPAELFIRKFARIYTPIVTGLAFLIVLLPYLYSLIQPDFLFIFNDWLYRALVFLVISCPCALVISIPLGYFGGIGAASRQGILFKGGNYLDAITKINTVVFDKTGTLTKGIFEVQSLSAADHISEKELLRVVASVESRSNHPIAKAILAYAREQQTGIDTNIDTTELAGYGLKAVIDGKEVLVGNTRLLDSEEIIFHSNENEISSERNLLFSRLNEIPETVVVCAIDGQYAGYILLADTPKEDAATAIKRLKELNINNLEILSGDKQIIVSKLASRLGIPHAYGDLLPEGKVAHLEELKRNPENRIAFVGDGINDAPVLALSDIGIAMGGLGSDAAIETADVVIQTDQPSKVATAIRIGQFTRNIVWQNIALAFGVKLIVLILGAGGVATMWEAVFADVGVALLAILNAVRILKTNKQD; this is encoded by the coding sequence ATGGGACATTCTTGTAGTTGTAATTCTAATTGCCACGCTCATTCTCAGGAGAAACATCACATTTCCCCCTACCTGCTTCCGGCTATTTCTTTCGTCATGTTATTGGCCGGGATCTATATGCAGCAAACTGAAGCGGAAATGTTCAGGAAAGAATTGGTAAGGTTCATCTGGTATCTATTGGCTTATCTGCCAGTCGGACTACCCGTAATGAAGGAAGCGATAGAGAGTATGCGGGAAAAAGATGTTTTCAGTGAATTCACACTTATGTGTATTGCCACACTCGGAGCTTTCTATATCGGTGAATATCCGGAAGGGGTTGCCGTTATGCTATTCTACTCCATCGGCGAGATCTTCCAGGATAATGCGGTAGCTAAAGCCCGCAAAAATATCAGTGCCCTGCTCGATGTAAGGCCTGAAACGGCAACGGTCATCCGCAATAACAAACAGATTACCCTTGCTCCTACAGAAGTTCTTCCCGGAGAAATCATTGAAGTGAAAGCGGGAGAAAGAGTTCCTCTTGACGGGAAGTTATTAAGTGAGGTTGCCGCATTCAATACAGCCGCCCTTACCGGAGAAAGTATGCCGCGTAATATTCACCGGGATGAAGAGGTTTTGGCTGGTATGATCGTAACTGACAAAGTGATTCGGATAGAAGTGACAAAACCGTATAACCAAAGTGCGTTGGCACGCATTCTCGAACTGGTACAGAATGCATCGGAACGAAAAGCTCCGGCGGAACTGTTCATCCGGAAATTTGCACGTATTTATACGCCGATCGTAACCGGACTGGCTTTCCTGATCGTCTTACTTCCTTATTTATATTCATTGATACAACCAGATTTCCTGTTCATTTTCAACGACTGGTTGTACCGGGCACTCGTATTTTTGGTTATTTCCTGCCCTTGTGCACTGGTTATCAGTATCCCATTGGGCTACTTCGGTGGGATCGGGGCTGCTTCACGGCAAGGAATCTTATTTAAAGGGGGCAACTATCTGGATGCCATCACCAAAATCAATACAGTCGTATTCGATAAGACCGGGACATTGACCAAAGGGATATTCGAGGTACAATCCTTATCTGCCGCCGATCATATATCGGAAAAGGAACTGCTCCGCGTCGTCGCCTCCGTCGAAAGCCGTAGCAATCATCCGATCGCCAAGGCGATCCTGGCTTATGCCCGGGAACAACAAACGGGAATCGACACAAACATCGATACAACCGAACTGGCGGGCTACGGGTTAAAAGCCGTAATTGACGGAAAAGAAGTGCTAGTAGGCAACACCCGCTTGCTGGATTCGGAAGAAATTATATTTCATTCGAATGAAAATGAAATTTCTTCCGAGAGAAACTTACTTTTCTCCCGGTTGAACGAAATTCCCGAAACAGTCGTAGTTTGTGCCATCGACGGACAGTATGCCGGTTACATCCTCCTGGCCGATACACCCAAAGAGGATGCCGCAACAGCTATCAAACGATTAAAAGAATTAAATATTAATAACCTGGAGATATTATCCGGAGATAAACAAATAATTGTTTCTAAATTAGCTAGCCGTTTGGGGATCCCGCATGCATACGGCGATCTTCTTCCGGAAGGCAAAGTCGCTCACCTGGAAGAACTGAAACGGAATCCGGAGAACCGGATAGCCTTTGTGGGCGACGGAATCAACGACGCTCCGGTGCTTGCCCTGAGCGACATAGGCATTGCAATGGGTGGATTGGGAAGCGATGCGGCAATAGAGACGGCAGACGTAGTGATACAAACCGACCAGCCCAGCAAAGTAGCTACGGCGATCCGTATCGGTCAGTTCACACGTAATATCGTATGGCAGAACATTGCGTTGGCATTCGGCGTCAAACTGATTGTATTGATCCTGGGAGCCGGAGGTGTAGCAACCATGTGGGAGGCTGTTTTTGCAGATGTCGGTGTCGCTCTATTGGCCATCCTTAATGCCGTAAGAATTTTAAAGACTAATAAACAGGATTGA
- a CDS encoding alpha-1,3-galactosidase-related protein, translating into MKNSIAVFSTLLCFVLLCSCAQTKNPYDLSNFGLVPDTKENASPLMAKALEQIAASHTSDDTIRIVLPKGRYDFYPEGAAQKEYFISNHDQDNPKLVGLPFENMKNIVFDGQGSELIFHGRMLPVSLISSENCTLKNFSIDFENPHISQVKVLENDTVAGAITYEVAPWVQYEIRDSAFVAKGEGWEHSPRWGIAFEGDTKRLVYTTSDISVGAQGVTELSPRVIKSTKWKNKKLIPGTVVAMRGYGRPTPGIFVSYDTNTTLDNIQVHYAEGMGLLAQMSENITLNKFSVCLRGDSDPRYFTTQADATHFSGCKGKIISVGGLYEGMMDDAINVHGTYLKIQKRVDDKTLVGEYMHSQSYGFEWGFPGDAVQFIDSKTMEIIGNQNKVASIKAIDKPSAHGAKQFEIVFEESIDPAISEAGTFGIENLEWTPEVYFADNVIRNNRARGSLFSTPKKTVVENNVFDHTSGTAILLCGDCNGWFETGACHDVLIRNNKFINSLTNMFQFTNAVISIYPEIPNLKDQKKYFHSDIVIENNEFETFDAPILYAKSVDGLIFRNNTIKQNNQYPAFHWNKHRFFFQRVINSEIKDNQFDGGFDEKRDVRTEN; encoded by the coding sequence ATGAAAAACTCAATTGCTGTTTTTAGTACTTTACTTTGTTTTGTGCTGTTGTGTTCCTGTGCACAAACAAAGAATCCGTACGATTTATCGAATTTCGGTCTTGTTCCTGATACTAAGGAGAATGCTTCCCCGCTTATGGCAAAAGCATTGGAACAGATCGCCGCTTCTCACACATCGGATGATACGATCCGGATCGTTTTACCCAAAGGACGTTATGATTTCTATCCAGAAGGAGCTGCACAAAAAGAGTATTTTATCTCCAACCACGATCAGGATAATCCGAAATTGGTAGGACTTCCTTTCGAGAACATGAAGAATATTGTCTTCGACGGACAAGGCTCGGAATTGATATTCCATGGCCGTATGTTGCCTGTTTCGCTGATAAGTTCGGAAAACTGTACACTGAAGAACTTCAGTATCGACTTCGAAAACCCGCATATCAGCCAGGTGAAAGTGCTGGAAAACGATACGGTAGCCGGAGCGATTACTTACGAAGTGGCTCCCTGGGTTCAGTATGAAATACGCGACAGTGCATTTGTAGCTAAGGGTGAAGGTTGGGAACACTCACCCCGGTGGGGAATTGCCTTTGAAGGCGATACCAAACGTCTGGTTTATACCACCAGTGATATCAGTGTAGGAGCTCAGGGTGTAACAGAGTTGTCTCCCCGTGTGATCAAGTCTACTAAATGGAAAAATAAGAAATTGATCCCCGGAACAGTTGTTGCTATGCGTGGTTACGGCCGTCCTACACCGGGCATTTTTGTTTCTTACGATACGAATACGACACTGGATAATATCCAGGTACACTATGCAGAAGGCATGGGTCTGTTGGCTCAGATGAGTGAAAATATTACGTTGAATAAATTCTCCGTATGTCTTCGTGGCGACAGTGATCCGCGTTACTTCACCACTCAGGCAGATGCAACTCACTTCTCCGGTTGTAAAGGAAAGATCATTTCTGTGGGTGGTCTGTATGAGGGGATGATGGACGATGCGATCAACGTACATGGCACTTATTTAAAAATCCAGAAACGTGTGGACGACAAAACGCTGGTCGGCGAATATATGCATTCGCAAAGTTATGGCTTTGAATGGGGCTTCCCGGGTGATGCCGTACAGTTTATCGATTCAAAGACAATGGAAATTATCGGTAACCAGAATAAAGTAGCCTCTATTAAAGCGATCGATAAACCGAGTGCACATGGAGCAAAACAGTTTGAGATCGTTTTTGAAGAAAGTATCGATCCTGCAATCAGCGAAGCAGGAACATTTGGTATCGAGAACCTGGAATGGACACCTGAAGTGTACTTTGCCGACAACGTGATCCGTAATAACCGTGCCCGCGGTTCCCTGTTCAGTACTCCGAAAAAGACAGTTGTTGAAAACAATGTATTCGATCATACTTCTGGTACGGCAATCCTACTGTGTGGCGATTGTAACGGTTGGTTTGAAACAGGTGCCTGCCACGATGTATTGATCCGTAACAACAAGTTCATCAACTCATTGACGAATATGTTCCAGTTTACGAATGCCGTTATCTCAATCTACCCCGAAATACCAAACCTGAAAGATCAGAAGAAATATTTCCATAGCGACATCGTGATCGAGAATAATGAGTTTGAAACATTCGATGCTCCGATCCTGTATGCCAAGTCGGTAGACGGACTGATTTTCCGGAATAATACAATCAAACAGAACAACCAGTATCCGGCTTTCCACTGGAACAAACATCGTTTCTTCTTCCAGCGTGTAATCAACTCTGAAATCAAAGATAATCAGTTTGATGGTGGATTTGATGAGAAACGGGATGTGAGAACTGAAAATTGA
- a CDS encoding copper resistance protein NlpE, whose amino-acid sequence MKRANNRPMLAAFILCAGLLSACGQKKTQQEPQEEQVTAELVGNDKDEHGCIGSAGYTWSEVQQNCIRLFESGTRLEAIDGKSSAYLVFSPDSLKAELFFSTGEPSEVLDRRSLPAGGYAWNVEDDDTKNVRSIDGVWTISQRGTEIYRQNKTEADSSLGAVQTLTYEGLLPCADCPGIRYDLTIRSREHSGDGTFTLSQTYLEAEDGKDATFATNGKRLTLKGIPGDDNATVWQLVSDNGDEVMNFLCENDSTLTLLGEDFTKAESELNYSIKLVKK is encoded by the coding sequence ATGAAAAGAGCAAACAACAGGCCCATGCTGGCTGCCTTTATTTTATGTGCAGGACTACTTTCCGCCTGCGGACAAAAGAAAACTCAACAAGAACCCCAGGAAGAACAGGTAACTGCCGAATTAGTCGGCAACGATAAAGACGAACACGGATGTATTGGTTCAGCAGGTTATACATGGTCGGAAGTACAGCAAAACTGTATCCGTCTTTTCGAATCAGGTACACGTTTGGAAGCAATCGATGGTAAATCGTCCGCTTACCTCGTATTCAGCCCGGACTCATTAAAAGCCGAACTGTTCTTTTCAACCGGAGAACCGAGCGAAGTACTCGACCGCCGTTCACTGCCTGCCGGAGGCTACGCCTGGAATGTAGAAGACGACGATACAAAAAATGTACGTTCCATCGATGGCGTATGGACTATCAGCCAACGCGGAACAGAAATCTACCGCCAGAATAAGACGGAAGCAGACAGCTCGTTAGGAGCCGTGCAAACTCTTACTTACGAAGGTTTACTTCCCTGTGCCGATTGTCCGGGTATCCGTTACGACCTGACTATCCGTAGCAGAGAACATAGTGGAGACGGCACTTTCACCCTTTCACAAACGTACCTGGAAGCGGAAGACGGTAAAGATGCCACATTCGCAACCAACGGTAAACGTCTTACTCTAAAAGGGATACCTGGTGACGATAATGCAACCGTATGGCAACTGGTCTCTGACAATGGGGATGAAGTGATGAACTTCCTCTGCGAAAACGATTCTACGTTAACACTTCTGGGTGAAGACTTTACGAAAGCCGAATCGGAGCTGAATTACAGTATCAAACTGGTCAAAAAGTAG
- a CDS encoding phosphatase PAP2 family protein — MIIRLSPVEAQNEAVSDSLPQKMSVIEYKFNPKHLILPASLITVGAVGTAIDGMNDFHLFSRKSDVKKIRVDDYLEWGMLGWVFVCDLMGKEKHNWVDQLFLVTMAEGMNAVMTRALKYSVNETRPDGGPYSFPSGHTANAFLGAHIAYKEFKDSSPVLAYSGYAIALFVAGSRLYNNRHWVADVVAGAGFGILSVELAYLTYFPIRNAIARKVNRKAAKNMVIAPTFNERGGGLYFSYSF, encoded by the coding sequence ATGATTATCCGTTTGTCGCCTGTGGAGGCACAGAACGAGGCGGTATCCGATAGCCTGCCGCAGAAGATGTCGGTTATCGAGTACAAATTCAATCCTAAGCATCTGATCCTTCCTGCGTCTCTGATCACTGTCGGAGCGGTGGGGACGGCCATCGACGGTATGAACGATTTTCACCTTTTCTCCCGGAAAAGCGATGTGAAGAAAATCCGGGTGGACGATTATCTGGAGTGGGGAATGCTGGGCTGGGTTTTCGTTTGCGATCTGATGGGAAAGGAGAAACATAATTGGGTGGATCAGCTCTTCCTGGTGACAATGGCTGAGGGAATGAATGCAGTGATGACCCGTGCCCTGAAGTATTCGGTAAATGAAACCCGTCCTGACGGAGGTCCCTATTCGTTTCCTTCCGGCCATACGGCCAATGCATTCCTGGGGGCACATATAGCTTATAAAGAGTTTAAAGACAGTAGTCCCGTATTGGCTTATTCAGGATATGCAATAGCGTTGTTCGTAGCCGGCTCACGGCTGTATAACAACCGGCATTGGGTGGCCGATGTGGTAGCGGGAGCCGGTTTTGGTATCCTTTCTGTCGAATTAGCTTATCTTACTTATTTCCCTATCCGTAATGCCATTGCGCGCAAGGTAAACCGTAAAGCGGCTAAGAACATGGTTATTGCTCCAACATTCAATGAACGGGGAGGGGGACTTTATTTCTCTTATTCGTTTTAA
- a CDS encoding GH3 auxin-responsive promoter family protein: MDILTNTISLLFRHRQKEIEKYGQDTDLLQRKQLRSLLSTARNTEWGLTYDYKSIRNYSDFCERVPLQTYDDIKPYVTRMINGERNILWPSVVKWYAKSSGTTNDKSKFLPVTREVLHGCHYQGGFDTVSLYLRNNPESHFFSKKGLILGGSHSPSPLNQNSHCGDLSAVLLQNLNPLVNLMRVPAKRIILMDEWESKIKAIVDSTWNKDVNSLSGVPSWMLVLIKSVLKKTGREYLSDVWPNLEIFFHGGISFEPYREQYKSLIPSNKMHYMETYNASEGFFGIQDDPADQSLLMMQDYGVFYEFIPMSEVGTSNPTILPLEAVETGKNYAMVISTSGGLWRYQIGDTVRFTSLFPHKFVISGRTKHYINAFGEELMVDNADKAISRVSIRTGAKVKEYTAAPLFMLDKAKGRHQWFIEFETMPPSLEEFASLLDKTLQELNSDYEAKRYKEISLQPLEITVAHEGAFYEWLKQKGKLGGQHKIPRLSNDRTHIEELLAINERLS; the protein is encoded by the coding sequence ATGGATATTTTAACAAATACGATATCACTACTCTTCCGGCATCGGCAGAAAGAAATAGAGAAATACGGGCAAGACACCGACTTGCTCCAACGCAAGCAATTGCGTTCTCTGTTGTCGACCGCACGCAATACCGAATGGGGTCTGACATACGATTACAAAAGTATCCGCAATTACAGCGATTTCTGTGAGCGTGTCCCGCTTCAGACCTACGATGATATCAAGCCTTATGTGACACGGATGATCAATGGAGAAAGGAATATTCTCTGGCCTTCGGTCGTCAAGTGGTACGCTAAAAGCAGCGGTACCACGAACGACAAAAGTAAATTCCTACCTGTCACCCGCGAGGTACTTCACGGTTGTCACTATCAAGGTGGTTTCGACACCGTTTCACTCTATCTCCGGAATAATCCCGAAAGCCACTTCTTCTCTAAAAAAGGACTGATACTCGGAGGAAGCCACAGCCCCTCCCCTCTCAATCAAAATTCTCATTGCGGCGACCTGTCGGCTGTTCTGTTACAGAACCTGAACCCGCTGGTCAACCTCATGCGTGTTCCAGCCAAACGGATCATCCTCATGGACGAATGGGAAAGCAAAATAAAAGCAATCGTCGACAGTACATGGAATAAAGATGTGAACAGTCTTTCCGGCGTTCCTTCCTGGATGCTGGTCCTGATTAAATCGGTTCTGAAAAAGACCGGACGGGAATACCTGAGTGATGTATGGCCCAACCTGGAAATATTCTTCCATGGCGGCATCAGTTTCGAACCTTACCGGGAGCAATATAAATCGTTGATCCCTTCGAATAAGATGCATTATATGGAGACCTACAACGCATCGGAAGGTTTCTTCGGCATACAGGATGACCCGGCAGACCAGAGCCTGTTGATGATGCAGGATTATGGGGTTTTCTACGAGTTCATTCCTATGTCGGAGGTAGGGACTTCCAACCCGACCATCCTGCCGTTGGAAGCTGTAGAAACGGGGAAAAATTATGCAATGGTGATAAGTACTTCCGGTGGATTATGGCGTTATCAGATCGGCGATACGGTTCGTTTTACCTCCCTTTTCCCGCATAAATTCGTTATTTCGGGAAGAACCAAGCATTATATCAATGCCTTCGGAGAAGAGTTGATGGTAGATAATGCCGACAAAGCAATCAGCCGGGTAAGTATCCGAACCGGAGCTAAAGTAAAAGAATATACCGCTGCTCCGCTCTTTATGCTGGATAAAGCCAAAGGCCGTCACCAATGGTTTATCGAGTTTGAAACCATGCCGCCTTCGCTGGAAGAATTCGCATCACTGTTGGACAAGACCTTGCAAGAACTGAATTCCGATTATGAAGCCAAGCGTTATAAAGAAATATCTCTTCAACCCCTCGAAATAACGGTAGCCCACGAAGGCGCTTTCTACGAATGGCTTAAACAGAAGGGTAAGCTGGGTGGTCAACACAAAATACCGCGCCTAAGCAACGACCGGACACACATAGAGGAGTTATTGGCTATTAACGAGCGGTTATCTTAA
- a CDS encoding ATP-dependent 6-phosphofructokinase: protein MKIGILSSGGDCPGINATIRGVGKTAIMHYGMEVIGIHSGFVGLLNKDIQSFDERSLSGILNLGGTILGTSREKPFRKLLASGESEKPQVIIQNYEELGLDCLVCIGGNGTQKTAGMLSALGLNIIGVPKTIDNDVWGTDITFGFDTAVNIATDAIDRLHSTASSHKRVMVVEVMGHHAGWIALYAGMAGGADVILLPELGYDMDRVNETILDRAHRGKPYSIVVVAEGVETPDKKRPSDYITRTIEAATGIECRDTVLGYIQRGGNPSPFDRNLATRLGGHATELIANRQFGQMVCMKGDKVESIALSEVAGKLKLVTPENDLIIQGERMGISFGK, encoded by the coding sequence ATGAAAATAGGTATCCTTTCTTCCGGGGGTGATTGTCCCGGTATAAACGCTACGATTCGCGGTGTAGGTAAAACTGCCATCATGCATTACGGCATGGAAGTAATAGGTATCCATAGTGGTTTTGTTGGGCTGCTGAACAAAGATATTCAATCGTTCGACGAACGTAGTCTTTCCGGCATTCTGAATCTGGGCGGGACAATCCTGGGTACTTCCCGCGAGAAACCATTCCGTAAACTGCTAGCTTCGGGCGAAAGTGAAAAGCCTCAGGTTATTATACAGAATTATGAAGAATTAGGATTAGATTGTCTCGTCTGTATTGGTGGAAACGGTACGCAGAAAACAGCAGGAATGTTGTCTGCCCTGGGACTGAATATAATAGGTGTTCCGAAGACGATCGATAATGACGTGTGGGGTACGGATATCACTTTCGGTTTCGATACGGCCGTTAATATTGCGACGGATGCGATCGACCGTCTGCATTCGACTGCCAGTTCACATAAACGTGTGATGGTGGTAGAGGTGATGGGACATCATGCCGGATGGATCGCCCTCTATGCCGGGATGGCAGGGGGAGCGGATGTGATCCTGCTTCCTGAACTCGGATATGATATGGACAGGGTAAACGAAACGATCCTCGACCGTGCCCATCGGGGTAAACCTTATTCTATCGTTGTTGTCGCCGAAGGGGTAGAAACGCCCGACAAGAAACGTCCGTCCGATTATATCACCCGCACGATCGAAGCGGCTACCGGTATCGAATGCCGCGATACGGTTTTAGGCTATATCCAGCGCGGCGGCAACCCTTCTCCGTTCGACCGTAACCTGGCTACCCGTCTGGGTGGACATGCTACAGAACTGATCGCAAACCGCCAATTCGGACAGATGGTATGTATGAAAGGGGACAAAGTGGAATCGATTGCCTTGTCGGAAGTGGCAGGCAAGCTAAAACTGGTCACTCCGGAAAATGACCTGATTATTCAGGGAGAAAGAATGGGAATTTCGTTCGGTAAGTAA
- the rnc gene encoding ribonuclease III, whose translation MFTQLYKKIRLLKHKNKEPYSSLYKILGFYPDNIHVYEQAFLHKSSSIEDSDGKWLNNERLEFLGDAILDAIVADIVYKHFQNKREGFLTNTRSKIVQRETLNRVAVELGLDKMVVYSAKLSSHNNHMYGNALEALIGAIYLDQGYRACYRFIDHVIIKRYIDLDNIARKEVNFKSSLIEWSQKNKLEVTFDLIESFSDNDGNPVFQTGVTLSDMQIGVGIGYSKKESQQNAAKMAIKKLRTDKAFQQFISELKKKQTGENTAEHEFEDLPEEEPSSEQTSVELPTNKKTECIDATINEEVR comes from the coding sequence GTGTTTACACAATTATACAAAAAGATAAGGCTCCTAAAACATAAAAATAAGGAGCCTTATTCTTCTTTATATAAGATACTGGGATTTTACCCCGATAACATCCACGTTTATGAGCAAGCCTTCCTGCATAAATCTTCCTCTATCGAAGACAGCGACGGCAAATGGCTGAATAACGAACGTCTGGAGTTCTTGGGTGATGCCATATTGGATGCCATCGTAGCAGACATTGTATATAAACATTTTCAAAACAAACGGGAAGGTTTCCTGACCAATACCCGTTCAAAGATCGTACAACGCGAGACACTCAACCGCGTGGCTGTTGAGCTGGGACTCGACAAAATGGTCGTTTATTCGGCTAAACTAAGCTCACACAACAATCACATGTATGGTAATGCACTGGAAGCACTGATCGGAGCTATCTACCTGGATCAGGGATATCGCGCCTGTTACCGGTTTATCGACCATGTGATCATCAAACGATACATCGATCTGGATAATATAGCCCGCAAAGAGGTGAACTTCAAATCGAGCCTGATAGAATGGAGCCAGAAGAATAAACTGGAGGTAACATTCGACCTGATAGAATCGTTTTCCGACAATGACGGTAACCCTGTATTCCAGACAGGTGTAACCTTATCCGACATGCAGATCGGCGTCGGTATCGGTTATTCCAAAAAAGAGTCGCAACAGAATGCCGCCAAGATGGCCATCAAGAAACTGCGTACCGATAAAGCCTTTCAGCAGTTCATCTCCGAACTGAAAAAGAAACAGACAGGGGAAAATACTGCCGAGCATGAATTTGAGGATCTACCGGAAGAAGAGCCTTCATCCGAGCAGACTTCCGTAGAACTGCCGACAAACAAAAAAACGGAATGCATTGATGCCACCATCAATGAAGAAGTCCGGTAA